In a genomic window of Lepisosteus oculatus isolate fLepOcu1 chromosome 3, fLepOcu1.hap2, whole genome shotgun sequence:
- the LOC107079960 gene encoding angiopoietin-related protein 3-like encodes MKTSHIIQLCFCFPGLCPGDKSPGRDPEELFAPPEQADILSHGLLQLASALREETIYSGERMENIVDSLSAFSKTLSELRTKGAAVRERWADLKRDGQVFTVQREMLQKSAEELRHQFDSLEVYKDALAKRLAIAERKVQWTSQPSLGLQQPLNLTLLKSSVEVQSRLLTELEAVVAIQEEKINQQEQHIKAMQNQVSNYKKNTN; translated from the exons ATGAAGACGAGCCACATCATTCAGTTGTGCTTTTGCTTTCCTGGCCTCTGCCCGGGTGACAAAAGCCCAGGACGAGACCCAGAAGAGCTTTTTGCCCCTCCTGAGCAAGCTGATATTCTTTCGCATGGTCTTCTGCAGCTAGCGTCAGCTCTGAGGGAAGAGACCATCTACAGCGGCGAACGCATGGAGAACATCGTTGACAGCCTGTCAGCCTTTAGCAAAACACTGTCAGAGCTGCGCACTAAGGGAGCCGCTGTACGCGAGAGGTGGGCGGATTTAAAGAGAGATGGCCAAGTGTTCACCGTCCAGCGTGAGATGTTACAGAAGAGTGCCGAAGAGCTCAGGCATCAATTTGACTCCCTGGAGGTCTATAAGGACGCCCTTGCCAAGAGACTGGCCATTGCAGAGAGGAAGGTGCAATGGACCTCACAACCCAGTCTGGGGCTACAGCAGCCTCTGAATCTGACTCTCCTCAAA TCTTCAGTAGAAGTCCAGTCAAGACTTCTCACTGAACTAGAAGCAGTGGTAGCGATTCAAGAAGAAAAGATCAACCAGCAGGAGCAGCACATCAAAGCCATGCAGAACCAG GTTTCCAActacaagaaaaacacaaactga